Proteins from one Deinococcus seoulensis genomic window:
- a CDS encoding phosphotransferase family protein: MTRPETAPVRPGEELPLDALREAMRGHVSGDVDDLSVEQFPGGFSNLTYLVRAGDPARGGQEYVLRRAPLGPVPKGAHDMTREAHLLEKIHPVLPVAPRPALIVEDPAVIGSPFYLMERRHGTVVRTRLPAEYRDLPDAARRMSGALADTLADLHAVDIDAAGLREIGKPEGFNARQVAGWAGRWRRAREALRDTGDLPSQADLRDELVIAWLEAHTPPESAHTLVHNDFKLDNLILDPADPGRVTALLDWEMTTVGDPLVDLGLTLTYWTMPEMPGGAPNEVGAASPGFLGRDELVARYAARAARHVTSDPQAHLAALERALPWYEVLGHFKLAVIVIQIFARYRAGQTSDPRFAPLAGQAEWLIREAWRRIGEQDAPA; the protein is encoded by the coding sequence GTGACCCGACCCGAGACGGCCCCGGTCCGGCCGGGCGAGGAACTGCCGCTGGACGCGCTGCGTGAAGCCATGCGCGGACACGTGTCGGGCGACGTGGACGACCTGAGTGTCGAGCAGTTCCCCGGCGGGTTCTCGAACCTGACGTACCTCGTGCGGGCGGGCGATCCGGCGCGGGGCGGGCAGGAGTACGTGCTGCGCCGCGCGCCGCTGGGGCCGGTCCCGAAGGGTGCGCACGACATGACCCGTGAGGCGCACCTGCTGGAGAAGATTCACCCGGTCCTGCCGGTCGCGCCCCGCCCGGCGCTGATCGTGGAGGACCCGGCCGTGATCGGCTCGCCGTTCTACCTGATGGAACGCCGCCACGGCACGGTGGTCCGCACGCGCCTGCCGGCCGAGTACCGGGACCTTCCGGATGCGGCGCGGCGCATGTCCGGCGCACTGGCCGATACCCTGGCGGACCTGCACGCGGTGGATATCGACGCGGCGGGCCTGCGCGAGATCGGCAAGCCCGAGGGCTTCAACGCGCGGCAGGTGGCAGGCTGGGCCGGGCGCTGGCGGCGCGCACGCGAGGCGCTGCGGGACACGGGTGACCTGCCCTCCCAGGCGGACCTGCGCGACGAACTGGTAATCGCGTGGCTGGAGGCGCACACGCCGCCCGAGAGCGCACACACGCTGGTGCACAACGATTTCAAGCTGGACAACCTGATCCTGGACCCGGCCGATCCGGGCCGCGTGACGGCGCTGCTGGACTGGGAGATGACCACCGTGGGCGACCCGTTGGTGGACTTGGGCCTGACCCTGACCTACTGGACCATGCCCGAGATGCCCGGCGGGGCGCCCAACGAGGTCGGCGCGGCCTCGCCCGGCTTCCTGGGCCGCGACGAACTGGTCGCCCGCTACGCGGCGCGCGCCGCTCGTCACGTGACGAGCGACCCCCAGGCGCACCTCGCGGCGCTGGAACGGGCGCTGCCGTGGTACGAGGTGCTGGGGCACTTCAAACTCGCGGTGATCGTCATCCAGATCTTCGCGCGCTACCGCGCCGGGCAGACCAGCGACCCGCGTTTCGCCCCGCTGGCCGGTCAGGCCGAGTGGCTGATCCGCGAGGCGTGGCGGCGCATCGGGGAGCAGGATGCCCCCGCATGA
- a CDS encoding histidine phosphatase family protein: MSELILIRHGQATPFEADTDRLSPLGEQQAWTVGAALHAAGVRPTHVLHGPLVRQRRSAQLAHQPGWPDPTLDARLAEFDGDGLVGHLAPILAERDPAFAALVADLAAQTGGPERNRAFQKYLEALAAAWQAGTLTDSRVEPWAAFRARVRAALADVLRQGGGSTVLAFTSGGVIGLTVALALDAPDASALALNWRVKNASVTRLTFGGGRVSLDSFNETHHLPPELISWR; this comes from the coding sequence ATGAGTGAACTGATCCTGATCCGCCACGGACAGGCCACGCCGTTCGAGGCCGACACCGACCGCCTCTCGCCGCTGGGCGAGCAGCAGGCCTGGACAGTCGGCGCGGCCCTGCACGCGGCGGGCGTGCGCCCCACACACGTCCTGCACGGCCCGCTCGTGCGGCAGCGGCGCAGCGCGCAGCTGGCCCACCAGCCCGGCTGGCCCGACCCGACCCTGGACGCCAGACTGGCGGAATTCGACGGGGACGGATTGGTCGGTCACCTCGCGCCCATCCTGGCAGAGCGTGACCCGGCCTTCGCGGCGCTGGTGGCCGACCTGGCCGCGCAGACCGGCGGCCCGGAACGCAACCGCGCCTTCCAGAAATACCTCGAAGCCCTGGCCGCCGCGTGGCAGGCCGGAACCCTCACGGACAGCCGGGTCGAACCGTGGGCCGCATTCCGTGCGCGCGTGCGGGCGGCGCTGGCCGACGTGCTGCGCCAGGGCGGCGGCTCGACCGTGCTGGCCTTCACCAGCGGCGGCGTGATCGGCCTGACCGTCGCCCTCGCCCTGGACGCCCCGGACGCCTCCGCGCTGGCCCTGAACTGGCGCGTGAAGAACGCCTCGGTCACGCGGCTGACCTTCGGCGGTGGGCGCGTCAGTCTCGATTCCTTCAACGAGACGCACCACCTGCCGCCCGAGCTGATCTCCTGGCGCTGA
- a CDS encoding acyl-CoA dehydrogenase family protein, giving the protein MTFPEFTAEQAQVVARAVRAIQEHAPECEVAQDVTPGAALALSQSGYTRLTVPTEAGGLGAGLGVFARAQAEVGRADASLALILAMHGHVTGAAFQGRSLPPHLLDAVAGAGVRGELLNALASEPELGSPSRGGLPRTVATPDGSGFESGLWFVTGRKTWSTGARALRWALVSAATPDGRVGRYWVDLRGEGVRVEPTWEGALALRGSGSHDVVFDRAPAALQAPPAASHPAGSAWFWTAVAATYLGVGEAALDALRAYAHERVPTALGAPIATLPRVQETVGRIGAQLLSARTLLAHATATWDAHPDGQPGAGAVPLIGAAKAVCTNAAVDATDLAMRAAGGGALTAALPLGKLLRDARAGLTHPPGEDAALTAYGAALLDAPDRA; this is encoded by the coding sequence ATGACCTTTCCCGAGTTCACGGCCGAGCAGGCGCAGGTGGTGGCGCGCGCCGTCCGTGCCATTCAGGAGCACGCGCCCGAGTGCGAGGTGGCGCAGGACGTGACGCCAGGGGCGGCGCTGGCCCTCTCGCAGAGCGGGTACACGCGCCTGACCGTGCCCACGGAGGCGGGGGGCCTGGGCGCGGGGCTGGGCGTGTTCGCGCGCGCGCAGGCCGAGGTGGGCCGCGCGGACGCCAGCCTCGCCCTGATCCTGGCGATGCACGGGCACGTGACCGGCGCGGCGTTCCAGGGCCGCAGCCTGCCGCCGCACCTGCTGGACGCCGTGGCGGGCGCGGGCGTGCGCGGCGAACTGCTGAACGCCCTGGCGAGCGAGCCGGAGCTGGGCAGTCCGTCGCGCGGGGGGCTGCCGCGCACGGTGGCCACCCCGGACGGCAGCGGGTTCGAGAGTGGCCTGTGGTTCGTGACGGGCCGCAAGACCTGGAGTACCGGCGCGCGGGCGCTGCGCTGGGCGCTGGTGTCGGCCGCCACGCCGGACGGCCGGGTGGGCCGTTACTGGGTGGACCTGCGCGGTGAAGGCGTGCGCGTCGAGCCGACCTGGGAGGGCGCGCTGGCCCTGCGCGGCAGCGGCAGTCACGATGTGGTGTTCGATCGGGCGCCCGCCGCGCTTCAGGCCCCGCCGGCAGCGTCGCACCCGGCGGGCAGCGCGTGGTTCTGGACGGCGGTGGCCGCCACGTACCTGGGTGTGGGTGAGGCGGCACTGGACGCCCTGCGCGCCTACGCGCACGAGCGGGTGCCGACCGCGCTGGGTGCCCCGATCGCCACGCTGCCGCGCGTGCAGGAGACGGTGGGTCGCATCGGCGCGCAGTTGCTCTCGGCGCGGACGCTGCTGGCGCACGCGACGGCCACCTGGGACGCCCACCCGGACGGGCAGCCCGGCGCGGGGGCGGTCCCGCTGATCGGCGCGGCCAAGGCGGTCTGCACGAACGCCGCCGTGGACGCCACGGACCTCGCCATGCGCGCCGCCGGGGGCGGGGCACTGACGGCCGCGCTGCCGCTGGGGAAACTGCTGCGGGACGCCCGCGCGGGCCTGACTCACCCGCCGGGCGAGGACGCCGCGCTCACCGCGTACGGCGCGGCACTGCTGGACGCCCCCGACCGGGCGTAG
- a CDS encoding MFS transporter → MTDNPGPRGRLYYGWVVVAVTVVALLISAGARSAPGVFLLPMQEALGLDRGTLSVSASLGLLVFGLAAPLSGRLMDRFGPRRVATAGLGLLAVSFGLSTLARSALALHLSWGLLSGLGTGLVGSVLGATVATRWFVRRRGLVVGVFGAATSAGQLLFIPLLTAWGARIGWDGAALVIAGAALLLALPLWALLRDRPEALGLQPDGDTHARPTPPPAPDPHVMRRAVRSRDFWLLSLTFLACGFTSNGIIGTHFIAYCGDLGLTATFAAGTLALMGAFNFVGTLGSGYLTDRVDPRFLLATYYVVRGLSLALLPLVPPGLAFTAFAVLFGLDYIATVPPTTALTADTFGRANVGTVYGWIFCAHQVGAALASWLGGEVRDVLGSYGPAFLASAVLAVCAGGLALGISAPARRDARPAA, encoded by the coding sequence ATGACAGACAATCCGGGGCCGCGTGGGCGGCTCTACTACGGCTGGGTGGTGGTGGCGGTCACGGTGGTCGCGCTGCTGATCTCGGCGGGCGCGCGGTCCGCGCCGGGCGTGTTCCTGCTGCCCATGCAGGAGGCGCTGGGCCTGGACCGGGGCACCCTGTCGGTCTCGGCCAGCCTGGGACTGCTGGTGTTCGGGCTGGCCGCGCCGCTGTCGGGCCGGTTGATGGACCGTTTCGGGCCGCGCCGGGTGGCGACGGCGGGCCTGGGGCTGCTGGCCGTCAGTTTCGGGCTGAGTACGCTGGCCCGCTCGGCGCTGGCGCTGCACCTCAGCTGGGGCCTGCTGAGCGGGCTGGGCACCGGACTGGTCGGGAGCGTGCTGGGCGCGACGGTCGCCACGCGCTGGTTCGTGCGGCGGCGCGGGCTGGTGGTGGGCGTGTTCGGCGCGGCCACGAGTGCCGGGCAACTGCTGTTCATTCCGCTGCTGACCGCCTGGGGGGCCCGGATCGGGTGGGACGGCGCGGCGCTGGTCATTGCGGGCGCGGCGCTGCTGCTGGCGCTGCCGCTGTGGGCGCTGCTGCGTGACCGGCCCGAGGCGCTGGGCCTGCAACCGGACGGGGACACGCACGCGCGGCCCACGCCGCCCCCAGCCCCGGACCCGCACGTGATGCGCCGCGCCGTGCGCAGCCGGGACTTCTGGCTGCTGAGCCTCACGTTCCTGGCCTGCGGGTTCACCAGTAACGGCATCATCGGCACGCACTTCATCGCGTACTGCGGTGACCTGGGCCTGACCGCGACCTTCGCGGCGGGTACGCTGGCGCTGATGGGCGCGTTCAACTTCGTGGGCACACTCGGCAGCGGCTACCTGACAGACCGGGTGGACCCGCGTTTCCTGCTCGCCACGTACTACGTGGTGCGCGGCCTGAGCCTCGCGCTGCTGCCGCTGGTCCCGCCGGGACTGGCGTTCACGGCGTTCGCGGTGCTGTTCGGGCTGGACTATATCGCGACCGTGCCGCCCACCACGGCCCTGACCGCCGACACGTTCGGGCGGGCGAACGTGGGCACGGTGTACGGCTGGATCTTCTGCGCGCATCAGGTGGGCGCGGCGCTGGCGTCCTGGCTGGGCGGCGAGGTGCGGGACGTGCTGGGCAGTTACGGCCCGGCGTTCCTGGCGTCGGCGGTACTGGCCGTCTGCGCGGGCGGGCTGGCGCTGGGCATCAGCGCCCCGGCCCGGCGGGACGCACGGCCTGCTGCCTGA
- a CDS encoding S8 family serine peptidase, with amino-acid sequence MNPSTLARTLGLLSVTAMLAACSQQTPAATTPSSPTPSTPVASTPASEIALNAGQPYVKNELVVGYDSEANLNAAAASLGGTVVRTIPEIRTALIRVSGDALKASVLAAKLNGLRYASVNTVVQPEKAPPVQPASLTPQAASADQIFDELPQYALDPRHLNAKVAWDKGLTGKGVLVALIDDPADVTHPDLAPNWAGKAFDPLEAKVYTDGEAWKTHFQKPENEHGTYVSSSMIAAKNGKGIVGLAYEAKFMPVVMFDPGGYSSFNIALGAVWATNNGARVINNSWGGGVSFGPVKDAFDYAMSRGTTVVASMGNSYHDEFQYPAALPGIIASGAIDGSNRKVTFSTSGRHISSSAPGQDTMLANPTWLGGGYALISGTSFSSPYTAAVAALILQKCPAATPYQVRRVMEMNANGAIGSNPTGFDRDTGWGSLDAGKIAQNLTDCAALPEKGANVHVNLAYVNGKGTQKGILGDVILRGQGMRAGATDDPTPLYVSPTDENGDVRFSEIKPGTYDVYVAGPDLSATGGLTEDRGTFTGTLVATSGSTYFKPDEARVLLPASFVDTNPTDPYEPNDSEADAKAIAYGQTTQQAYIYGQDMDYDYFKFTGAAGDAIKAEMLAAGQLGGKLDAYLYLLDSAGKVLAENDDRGTPRIDSDSEITFTLPASGTYYLVATSYSITEGGVDSDPFNKYRLKLNKTN; translated from the coding sequence ATGAACCCCTCCACCCTTGCCCGCACCCTGGGCCTGCTGAGCGTGACCGCCATGCTGGCCGCCTGCTCGCAGCAGACGCCCGCCGCGACCACCCCCAGCAGCCCTACACCCAGCACCCCTGTCGCCAGCACCCCCGCCAGCGAGATCGCCCTGAACGCCGGGCAGCCGTACGTGAAGAACGAACTGGTCGTCGGGTACGACAGCGAGGCGAACCTGAACGCCGCCGCCGCCAGCCTGGGCGGCACGGTCGTGCGCACCATCCCGGAAATCCGCACCGCGCTGATCCGCGTGAGCGGCGACGCCCTGAAAGCCAGCGTCCTGGCCGCCAAGCTGAACGGCCTGCGCTACGCCAGCGTGAACACCGTCGTGCAGCCCGAGAAGGCCCCGCCGGTCCAGCCTGCCAGCCTGACCCCGCAGGCCGCCAGCGCCGACCAGATCTTCGACGAACTGCCGCAGTACGCGCTCGACCCCCGCCACCTGAACGCCAAGGTCGCCTGGGACAAGGGCCTGACCGGCAAGGGCGTGCTGGTCGCGCTGATCGACGACCCGGCCGACGTGACCCACCCGGACCTCGCGCCCAACTGGGCCGGCAAGGCCTTCGACCCCCTGGAAGCCAAGGTGTACACCGACGGCGAGGCCTGGAAGACGCACTTCCAGAAGCCCGAGAACGAGCACGGCACGTACGTGTCGTCCAGCATGATCGCCGCGAAGAACGGTAAGGGCATCGTGGGCCTCGCCTACGAGGCGAAGTTCATGCCGGTCGTGATGTTCGATCCCGGCGGGTACTCCAGCTTCAACATCGCGCTGGGCGCCGTGTGGGCCACGAACAACGGCGCGCGCGTCATCAACAACTCCTGGGGCGGCGGCGTGAGCTTCGGGCCGGTCAAGGACGCCTTTGACTACGCCATGTCGCGCGGCACCACCGTGGTCGCCAGCATGGGCAACTCCTACCACGACGAGTTCCAGTACCCGGCGGCGCTGCCCGGCATCATCGCGTCCGGCGCGATCGACGGCAGCAACCGCAAGGTCACGTTCAGCACCAGCGGCCGTCACATCTCCAGCAGCGCGCCCGGTCAGGACACCATGCTCGCCAACCCCACCTGGCTGGGCGGCGGGTACGCCCTGATCTCCGGCACCAGCTTCTCGTCGCCGTACACGGCGGCCGTGGCCGCGCTGATCCTGCAGAAATGCCCGGCCGCCACGCCCTACCAGGTGCGCCGCGTGATGGAGATGAACGCCAACGGCGCCATCGGCAGCAACCCCACGGGCTTCGACCGTGACACCGGCTGGGGCAGCCTGGACGCCGGGAAGATCGCGCAGAACCTCACCGACTGCGCCGCGCTGCCCGAGAAGGGCGCGAACGTGCACGTGAATCTCGCGTACGTGAACGGCAAGGGCACCCAGAAAGGCATTCTGGGCGACGTGATCCTGCGCGGCCAGGGCATGCGCGCCGGGGCGACCGACGACCCCACCCCGCTGTACGTCAGCCCCACCGACGAGAACGGCGACGTGCGCTTCAGCGAGATCAAGCCCGGCACGTACGACGTGTACGTGGCAGGCCCCGACCTGAGCGCCACCGGCGGCCTCACCGAGGACCGCGGCACGTTCACGGGCACGCTGGTCGCCACGAGCGGCAGCACGTACTTCAAACCCGACGAGGCGCGCGTGCTGCTGCCCGCCAGCTTCGTGGACACCAACCCCACCGACCCCTACGAACCCAACGACAGCGAGGCGGACGCCAAAGCCATCGCCTACGGCCAGACGACGCAGCAGGCGTACATCTACGGTCAGGACATGGATTACGACTACTTCAAGTTCACGGGCGCAGCCGGTGACGCCATCAAGGCCGAGATGCTGGCCGCCGGGCAACTGGGCGGCAAGCTGGACGCCTACCTGTACCTGCTCGACAGCGCGGGCAAGGTCCTCGCCGAGAACGACGACCGCGGCACCCCCCGCATCGACAGCGACAGCGAGATCACCTTCACACTCCCGGCCTCCGGCACGTACTACCTTGTGGCGACGAGCTACAGCATCACCGAGGGTGGCGTGGACAGCGACCCCTTCAACAAGTACCGCCTGAAACTCAACAAGACCAACTGA
- a CDS encoding Ig-like domain-containing protein, whose protein sequence is MALKPSSVGSVLLLGTLLIGCGSNNTAPNDTTPSDTTAPTVTLTATPNPVTTEATNNLTLKADANDATGVTRVEFFEGTTKVGEDTSSPFEFTTSVNALNNGKRTYTATAYDAAGNKASGSTEVTVAITANTAPLRGTVVDQNIGAPVAGSTITVMRGGQTLGTVTTGADGTFSLSGLSAGTYDLSARKSGMAGSDLHGVVVGTETPSVSLVQRPAFETSATTDPTRLVITRADGSPIAGATFTDKVDFRIKTATDSNHVGPIRIMYAQLGRTPGSGSVTGSTTASNWNYSPPQDQTGVIDTDAVTTSGNFTAGFGSAAGERVYLEVMTVDYNYNYARYVIPINLINTAAATAPTVTAPTGVAATAFTLKQEGSWTTPNSVPTPDAAPNGSGVFVEVRWCYTDVAAKPFAFDIERSSDGTTFTKIGTVGGGADAAACNADQSLRPFNFKDTSADLSVGKTFTYRVKARGANTVAGSDSQTTPLAQFTPTFIAPADETTGVSLTPTFVIGQNQTAIGADGAAYNISVTDLMTQSGYTLPGSAGNALIRVEEGTGAAGNGIPAGQSLVFTRTGTRFGGPTTAASILTDTSGRYLASKPNLFPVDTAAHTVSMPWNVLVSTPLQALRPYKWQMNSGVAYKYAPTEGNRISAYSVYTWQSSLVGPISQTRAVNINWDFITGEK, encoded by the coding sequence ATGGCCCTGAAACCAAGCTCCGTCGGTTCTGTCCTTCTACTCGGCACCCTCCTGATCGGCTGCGGCAGCAACAACACCGCGCCCAACGACACCACCCCCAGCGACACCACCGCCCCCACCGTGACCCTGACCGCCACGCCCAACCCCGTCACGACCGAGGCGACCAACAACCTCACCCTGAAAGCCGACGCCAACGACGCCACCGGCGTGACCCGCGTCGAGTTCTTCGAGGGCACCACCAAGGTCGGCGAGGACACCAGCTCGCCCTTCGAATTCACCACCAGCGTCAATGCGCTCAACAACGGCAAGCGTACCTACACCGCCACCGCGTACGACGCCGCCGGGAACAAGGCCAGTGGCAGCACCGAGGTCACGGTCGCCATCACCGCCAACACCGCTCCCCTCAGGGGCACGGTCGTGGACCAGAACATCGGCGCGCCCGTCGCGGGCAGCACCATCACCGTGATGCGCGGCGGCCAGACGCTCGGGACCGTCACCACCGGCGCCGACGGCACCTTCAGCCTCAGCGGCCTGAGCGCCGGCACGTACGACCTCAGCGCCCGCAAGAGCGGCATGGCAGGCTCGGACCTGCACGGCGTCGTGGTCGGCACCGAGACGCCCAGCGTGAGCCTCGTGCAGCGCCCCGCCTTCGAGACGAGCGCCACCACCGACCCCACCAGACTGGTCATCACCCGCGCCGACGGCAGCCCCATCGCGGGCGCGACCTTCACGGACAAGGTGGACTTCCGGATCAAGACCGCCACCGACAGCAACCACGTCGGCCCGATCCGCATCATGTACGCGCAGCTGGGCCGCACGCCCGGCAGCGGCAGCGTGACCGGCTCCACGACCGCCAGCAACTGGAACTACTCGCCGCCCCAGGATCAGACCGGCGTGATCGACACGGACGCCGTGACCACCAGCGGCAACTTCACCGCCGGGTTCGGCAGCGCCGCCGGCGAGCGCGTGTACCTGGAAGTCATGACGGTCGACTACAACTACAACTACGCCCGTTACGTCATTCCGATCAACCTGATCAACACCGCCGCGGCCACCGCGCCCACCGTGACCGCCCCGACCGGCGTGGCCGCCACCGCCTTCACCCTGAAACAGGAAGGCTCGTGGACCACCCCCAACAGCGTGCCCACCCCGGACGCCGCCCCGAACGGCAGCGGCGTGTTCGTGGAAGTCCGCTGGTGCTACACCGACGTGGCCGCCAAGCCCTTCGCGTTCGACATCGAGCGCTCCAGCGACGGCACGACCTTCACGAAGATCGGCACGGTGGGCGGCGGCGCGGACGCGGCGGCCTGCAACGCCGACCAGTCCCTGCGGCCCTTCAACTTCAAGGACACCAGCGCCGACCTGAGCGTCGGGAAGACCTTCACGTACCGCGTCAAGGCGCGCGGCGCGAACACCGTGGCCGGCAGCGACAGCCAGACCACACCCCTGGCGCAGTTCACGCCCACCTTCATCGCCCCGGCCGACGAGACGACCGGCGTGAGCCTGACCCCCACCTTCGTGATCGGTCAGAACCAGACCGCCATCGGCGCGGACGGCGCGGCGTACAACATCAGCGTCACGGACCTGATGACGCAGAGCGGCTACACCCTGCCCGGCAGCGCCGGCAACGCCCTGATCCGCGTGGAGGAAGGCACGGGCGCTGCCGGGAACGGCATTCCCGCCGGGCAGTCCCTGGTGTTCACCCGCACCGGCACCCGCTTCGGCGGCCCCACCACCGCCGCCAGCATCCTGACCGACACCAGCGGGCGGTACCTGGCCAGCAAACCCAACCTGTTCCCGGTCGACACGGCCGCGCATACCGTCAGCATGCCCTGGAACGTGCTGGTCAGCACGCCCCTGCAGGCCCTGCGCCCCTACAAGTGGCAGATGAACTCCGGCGTGGCGTACAAGTATGCGCCCACCGAAGGCAACCGCATCTCGGCGTACTCGGTGTACACCTGGCAGTCCAGCCTGGTCGGCCCGATCAGCCAGACGCGCGCCGTGAACATCAACTGGGACTTCATTACCGGCGAGAAGTGA